A region from the Campylobacter blaseri genome encodes:
- a CDS encoding methylated-DNA--[protein]-cysteine S-methyltransferase, with protein MIATKIRIYDFYLDIFIQEESFYKDNIPKLTFINWSSKDNCLLEDDCYKKFKIYYELTKKSPIFIKSEILNRSIPSQNLMLEAIEQINEYIFKKRQIFNLPLDLSVGTNFQQKVWRELQKIPYGKTISYKQLANNIGKISAYRAVANANGKNPFSIVIPCHRVIANDGGIGGYNGGVDKKVFLLNIENT; from the coding sequence TTGATAGCAACAAAGATAAGAATTTATGATTTCTATCTAGATATCTTTATTCAAGAAGAGAGTTTTTATAAAGATAATATTCCAAAACTTACTTTTATAAACTGGTCATCAAAAGATAATTGTTTATTAGAAGATGATTGCTATAAAAAATTTAAAATATATTATGAATTAACTAAAAAATCACCTATATTTATAAAATCTGAAATTTTAAACCGATCAATACCATCACAAAACTTAATGCTTGAAGCCATAGAACAGATAAATGAATACATATTTAAAAAAAGACAAATTTTCAATCTTCCATTAGATTTATCAGTAGGAACAAATTTTCAACAAAAAGTTTGGAGAGAACTTCAAAAAATACCATATGGAAAAACTATAAGCTACAAACAACTAGCTAACAATATAGGTAAAATTTCTGCCTACCGTGCGGTTGCAAACGCCAATGGAAAAAACCCTTTTAGTATTGTGATACCTTGTCATAGAGTTATAGCCAATGATGGTGGTATAGGTGGGTATAACGGAGGAGTAGATAAAAAGGTCTTTCTTTTAAATATTGAAAACACTTAG
- a CDS encoding NAD(P)H-quinone oxidoreductase subunit 3: MSHISFEHPYFGVFVMLILGFGLFWVIVKLSSMVSTSLANQNDDKLKSSVYECGPETIKQQNKINSHFYLVSVLFILFDVEIIFMIPWAVNFKILGVFGFIEMVIFITLLIIGFIYAWHKGALEWHSIK; this comes from the coding sequence ATGTCTCATATATCTTTTGAACATCCTTATTTTGGTGTTTTCGTAATGCTAATTTTAGGATTTGGGCTTTTTTGGGTTATAGTAAAGCTTTCATCCATGGTTAGCACTAGTTTGGCAAATCAAAATGATGATAAACTTAAGTCTTCAGTATATGAATGCGGTCCAGAAACAATAAAACAGCAAAATAAAATAAACTCTCATTTCTATCTTGTATCAGTTTTATTTATACTTTTTGATGTTGAGATTATCTTTATGATACCATGGGCTGTAAATTTCAAAATACTTGGAGTGTTTGGCTTTATAGAGATGGTTATATTTATAACTTTGCTAATTATAGGTTTTATATATGCATGGCATAAAGGAGCATTAGAGTGGCACTCCATAAAGTAG
- a CDS encoding NuoB/complex I 20 kDa subunit family protein, translating to MALHKVDYAKENGLPIVLTTVDKLIQWGRSNSLWAVSYGLACCAIEMMATGAGRFDFDRFGTIFRASAKHAEVMIVAGTLTKKHAEFTRRIYDSMPEPKWVISMGSCANTGGMFNTYSTVQGVDRIIPVDIYLPGCAPRPETLQYALMILQKKIRKEIPRRKQKAKRLV from the coding sequence GTGGCACTCCATAAAGTAGATTACGCTAAAGAAAATGGTCTTCCAATAGTTTTAACAACTGTTGATAAGTTAATTCAATGGGGTAGAAGTAACTCATTGTGGGCTGTAAGTTATGGGCTTGCATGTTGTGCTATAGAGATGATGGCAACTGGTGCAGGAAGATTTGATTTTGATAGATTTGGAACAATTTTTAGAGCAAGTGCAAAACATGCTGAGGTGATGATAGTTGCTGGAACTCTTACTAAAAAACATGCTGAGTTTACAAGAAGAATTTATGACTCTATGCCTGAACCAAAATGGGTTATAAGCATGGGAAGTTGTGCAAATACAGGAGGTATGTTTAATACCTACTCAACTGTTCAAGGAGTAGACAGAATAATCCCTGTTGATATCTATCTTCCAGGCTGTGCCCCACGACCAGAAACATTGCAATATGCTCTTATGATACTTCAGAAAAAAATAAGAAAAGAAATTCCTAGAAGAAAACAAAAAGCAAAAAGGCTTGTTTAG
- a CDS encoding NADH-quinone oxidoreductase subunit C: MRKKLIKDTSTKNYYEDRFYVPLESKKIDVNETIFKDDLASLDDMKIIKSYVEYDQMVVFIEKNDNLKALEKLRDYGYEILTEISGVDFIEKKGGIEVFYQLLSIKHKRRARVKCFVKQGEFLQSVTALYKSADWAERELYDMFGVWIEGHSKLKRILMPDDWYGYPLLKSYPLQGDEHAKWYEVDKIFGREYRDEIGEENRDSAKVDSKDTFNFSRLYHEAEYGAKPPKEPYLQEYQEEGGVPLVKKVKRDKFKILKKRR; encoded by the coding sequence ATGAGAAAAAAACTTATAAAAGATACAAGCACAAAAAATTATTATGAAGATAGATTTTATGTGCCTTTAGAGAGCAAAAAAATAGATGTCAATGAAACTATCTTTAAAGATGATTTAGCTTCATTGGATGATATGAAAATAATAAAATCATATGTAGAGTATGATCAAATGGTTGTTTTTATAGAAAAGAACGACAACCTAAAAGCTCTAGAAAAACTAAGAGATTATGGATATGAAATTCTAACCGAGATAAGTGGAGTTGATTTTATAGAAAAAAAAGGTGGTATAGAAGTATTTTACCAGCTTTTAAGCATTAAACATAAAAGAAGAGCCAGGGTTAAGTGTTTTGTAAAACAAGGAGAGTTTTTACAAAGCGTTACAGCTCTTTATAAAAGTGCTGATTGGGCTGAAAGAGAGCTTTATGATATGTTTGGGGTTTGGATAGAAGGACATAGTAAATTAAAAAGAATTTTAATGCCAGATGATTGGTATGGTTATCCACTTTTAAAAAGCTATCCACTTCAAGGCGATGAGCATGCTAAGTGGTATGAGGTAGATAAGATATTTGGAAGAGAGTATAGAGATGAAATTGGTGAAGAAAATAGAGATAGTGCAAAAGTAGATAGTAAAGATACATTTAATTTTAGTAGATTGTATCATGAGGCAGAATATGGAGCCAAGCCTCCAAAAGAGCCATATTTGCAAGAGTATCAAGAAGAGGGCGGAGTTCCTTTGGTTAAAAAAGTAAAAAGAGATAAATTTAAAATTTTAAAGAAGAGAAGATAG
- the nuoD gene encoding NADH dehydrogenase (quinone) subunit D gives MQNPTKLRPFFENIEFQKNDSKMVLNFGPQHPAAHGQLRLVLEVDGEKITKAMPGIGYMHRGMEKMAENMIYNEFMPVTDRIDYTASSANNYGLCAAVEKMCGINVPRRAQIIRTILLELNRIAAHLLFLATHALDIGAMTVFLYCFREREYVLDVIESYCGARLTHNSIKIGGVFLDFSDGWTDELLEVCEKILTGIKDYEDLLNSNRIWLLRTQDVGVVSKEMALSWGCSGVMLRASGVQWDIRKEEPYLIYDELDFDVPYATKGDCYARFKCYIQEMKESVKILRQCVNLYYESEPKILADDPKFVSASKEQIMTQNYSLMQHFVLVTQGLKPPKGEIYLATEANKGELGYYIYSTGDSRPYRLKIRTPSFWHCGIYEDLLPGHYIADVSAIICSTNIILGEVDR, from the coding sequence ATGCAAAACCCTACTAAATTAAGACCTTTTTTTGAAAATATTGAATTTCAAAAAAATGATTCAAAAATGGTATTAAATTTTGGACCACAACACCCTGCAGCACATGGACAATTAAGACTTGTGCTTGAAGTTGATGGAGAAAAAATAACAAAAGCTATGCCTGGAATTGGATATATGCATAGAGGTATGGAAAAGATGGCAGAAAACATGATATATAATGAGTTTATGCCAGTTACTGATAGAATTGACTATACCGCTTCAAGTGCAAATAATTACGGATTATGTGCTGCTGTTGAAAAAATGTGTGGCATAAATGTTCCAAGAAGAGCTCAAATAATTAGAACTATACTATTAGAGTTAAATAGAATTGCAGCCCATTTACTTTTTTTAGCAACTCATGCATTAGATATCGGTGCTATGACTGTATTTTTATACTGCTTTAGAGAAAGAGAGTATGTTTTAGATGTGATTGAGTCTTATTGTGGTGCAAGACTTACACATAATAGCATTAAGATAGGTGGTGTTTTTCTTGATTTTAGTGATGGTTGGACAGACGAGCTTTTAGAGGTTTGTGAAAAGATACTTACCGGAATTAAAGACTATGAAGATCTTCTTAATTCAAATAGAATTTGGCTTCTTAGAACTCAAGATGTTGGTGTTGTAAGCAAAGAGATGGCACTTAGTTGGGGATGTAGTGGAGTTATGCTTAGGGCAAGCGGAGTTCAGTGGGATATAAGAAAAGAAGAGCCTTATTTAATATATGATGAGCTTGATTTTGATGTTCCATATGCAACTAAGGGGGATTGTTATGCAAGATTTAAGTGCTATATTCAAGAGATGAAAGAGAGTGTTAAAATTTTAAGACAATGTGTAAATCTCTACTATGAAAGCGAGCCAAAAATACTAGCCGATGATCCTAAATTTGTAAGTGCAAGCAAAGAACAAATTATGACTCAAAATTACTCTTTAATGCAACACTTCGTTTTGGTTACACAAGGACTAAAACCTCCAAAAGGCGAAATATATCTTGCAACCGAGGCAAACAAAGGAGAGCTTGGATACTATATATATTCAACCGGAGATAGTAGACCATATAGGCTTAAGATAAGAACACCAAGCTTTTGGCATTGTGGTATTTATGAAGATTTACTACCAGGACACTATATAGCCGATGTTTCAGCCATAATTTGTAGCACAAATATTATTCTTGGAGAGGTGGATAGATGA
- a CDS encoding NADH-ubiquinone oxidoreductase subunit E family protein translates to MKRYDLRHLGQDFLTRMGEIIKSSYNGEVMVFLFEIGDFSSVQKSANLVEGLNSTLMNSIKFNQVDWTIVVKKGKI, encoded by the coding sequence ATGAAAAGATATGATTTAAGACATCTAGGGCAAGATTTTCTTACAAGAATGGGCGAGATTATAAAATCCTCTTATAATGGTGAAGTTATGGTATTTTTATTTGAGATAGGTGATTTTTCGTCTGTGCAAAAAAGTGCTAATCTTGTCGAGGGATTAAACTCAACGCTTATGAATTCAATAAAATTTAACCAAGTTGATTGGACAATAGTTGTAAAAAAAGGAAAAATATGA
- a CDS encoding NADH-quinone oxidoreductase subunit G: MVKITINGKTYKCEEGEQILKIARSNGVFIPAICYLSGCSPTLACRLCMVEADGKRVYSCNAKAKDGMNVITSTPDIEDERKAIMQTYCINHPLECGTCDQSGECELQNFVFHMGVDTQEYAIKDTYKPMQNWGLIDYDPSLCIVCERCVTVCKDKMGNNALKTVPRNSEPFDKSLKETMPKEAFAVWNKFQKSLIGRNDDGLSCDSCGECAAVCPVGALTVSSFKYKSNAWELTKIGASNPHSSDCELIYYDVKPASIEDRKDKIYRVSSDFDFGELNKAARFGFDFHNEKAHKDRIVLERIIKAFKENKIKNIKFNSFITNEEAKMLSILKDKFDVKLVNKEAKKYQEFLKEFSKYSGADLYNGDFDTIKSSDFIISAGSFLRHDAPNISYKLNNALKINKASALYFHPLKDSVVEGYSKNLLGCKHSSNLDIEILLWILQKFGKNLPKWLQDKFDSEFENIKKDILVDKKETQTKIVKKKVKDEDGKEVEVEEEKEVEVVVKTKKEILINVSKYSKMLGLDEEKIDKLLDKKTKFSLIIGEDFITSKNAILLAKLTGLIQKYSEFNVLIIPPRTNSLGVALICELDEMMDGKTLGYNEDGDITLGVHGCDLDAPALNQQEGTFVNLEKRVVPTNPALSYDGYELNDILKALNLGYEYSADYTDKLGSKFKNIKFDDLENSYDNSGKSHRGYKLNIKHTESIEDEFEIISKNELIDEENTIYKANPIGQFSKFTNRASALNSVAKLYAGEEFLKTHSLEDKDLISIDRNGKTLSLRIELDNKTDGAYLPFFDDKIDVDEFFDGSRYSKVSLKRSEV, from the coding sequence ATGGTAAAAATAACTATAAACGGCAAAACTTACAAATGTGAAGAGGGTGAGCAAATACTAAAAATAGCTCGTAGTAACGGTGTTTTTATACCTGCTATTTGTTATCTTAGTGGCTGCTCTCCAACATTAGCATGTAGGCTTTGCATGGTTGAAGCAGATGGAAAAAGAGTTTATAGCTGTAATGCTAAAGCAAAAGATGGAATGAATGTCATAACTAGTACGCCTGATATAGAAGATGAACGCAAAGCTATAATGCAAACATACTGCATAAACCACCCTTTAGAGTGTGGAACTTGTGACCAAAGTGGTGAGTGTGAACTTCAAAATTTTGTTTTTCATATGGGTGTTGATACACAAGAATACGCTATAAAGGACACATATAAACCTATGCAAAACTGGGGATTAATTGATTATGATCCATCTCTTTGTATAGTTTGTGAACGTTGCGTAACAGTTTGTAAAGATAAAATGGGTAATAACGCCTTAAAAACCGTACCAAGAAATTCAGAACCATTTGATAAAAGCCTAAAAGAGACAATGCCAAAAGAGGCTTTTGCTGTTTGGAATAAATTTCAAAAAAGTTTAATTGGAAGAAATGATGATGGCTTGAGCTGTGATTCTTGTGGGGAGTGTGCTGCAGTTTGTCCTGTTGGCGCTTTAACTGTTTCTAGTTTTAAATATAAATCAAATGCCTGGGAGCTTACTAAAATAGGAGCTTCAAATCCACATTCAAGTGATTGTGAGCTTATATATTATGATGTAAAACCAGCTAGTATAGAAGATAGAAAAGATAAAATTTATAGAGTAAGTTCAGATTTTGATTTTGGCGAACTGAATAAAGCAGCTAGATTTGGATTTGATTTTCACAATGAAAAAGCACATAAAGATAGAATTGTTTTAGAAAGAATTATTAAAGCCTTTAAAGAAAATAAAATTAAAAACATCAAATTTAATAGCTTTATAACAAATGAAGAGGCAAAAATGTTATCAATATTAAAAGATAAATTTGATGTTAAACTAGTAAATAAAGAGGCAAAAAAATATCAAGAATTTTTAAAAGAATTTTCAAAATATAGTGGAGCAGACTTATATAATGGCGATTTTGATACTATAAAAAGTTCAGATTTTATAATAAGCGCAGGCTCATTTTTAAGACATGATGCACCAAATATTAGCTATAAATTAAATAATGCCTTAAAGATAAATAAAGCCAGTGCTTTGTATTTTCATCCATTAAAAGATAGTGTTGTTGAAGGGTATTCAAAGAATTTATTAGGGTGTAAACACTCATCAAATTTAGACATTGAAATTTTACTTTGGATACTTCAAAAATTTGGTAAAAACTTACCAAAATGGCTACAAGATAAATTTGATAGTGAATTTGAGAATATTAAAAAAGATATCTTAGTAGATAAAAAAGAGACTCAAACTAAAATAGTCAAGAAAAAAGTAAAAGATGAAGATGGCAAAGAGGTTGAGGTTGAAGAAGAAAAAGAGGTTGAGGTTGTCGTAAAAACAAAAAAGGAAATTTTGATTAATGTTTCAAAATACTCTAAGATGTTAGGACTTGATGAAGAGAAGATTGATAAACTTTTAGATAAAAAAACTAAATTCTCACTTATTATAGGAGAGGATTTTATAACTAGTAAAAATGCTATTTTGCTAGCTAAATTAACAGGATTAATTCAAAAATATAGTGAATTTAATGTTTTGATAATACCACCAAGAACTAACTCATTAGGAGTAGCTTTAATTTGTGAGTTAGATGAGATGATGGATGGTAAAACGCTAGGATACAATGAAGATGGCGATATAACTCTTGGAGTTCATGGATGTGATTTAGATGCACCAGCCCTTAATCAGCAAGAAGGAACTTTTGTAAATTTAGAAAAAAGAGTAGTTCCTACAAACCCAGCTTTAAGCTATGATGGATATGAGTTAAATGATATTTTAAAAGCACTTAATTTAGGATATGAGTATAGTGCAGACTATACAGATAAGCTAGGCAGTAAATTTAAAAATATCAAATTTGATGATTTAGAAAATTCCTATGATAATTCAGGTAAAAGTCATAGAGGTTATAAACTCAATATTAAACATACAGAGTCTATAGAAGATGAGTTTGAGATTATTAGTAAAAATGAATTAATAGACGAAGAAAATACCATATATAAAGCAAATCCTATAGGACAATTTAGCAAATTTACAAATAGAGCGTCTGCATTAAATAGTGTTGCTAAGCTTTACGCTGGAGAAGAGTTCTTAAAAACTCACTCATTGGAAGATAAAGATTTAATATCTATAGATAGGAATGGTAAGACATTATCTTTGCGTATTGAGCTAGATAACAAAACAGATGGTGCGTATCTGCCGTTTTTTGATGATAAGATTGATGTAGATGAGTTTTTTGACGGTTCTAGATATAGTAAAGTTTCATTAAAAAGGAGTGAAGTTTGA
- the nuoH gene encoding NADH-quinone oxidoreductase subunit NuoH, translating into MSDTTFMLIETAIKALIILAVIATLAGLGTYLERKVLAYMQRRIGPWMVGPAGIAQVAADMIKLFCKEDTIPANANRTIFKIAPFISSAGAFVAMAPIPFLPEFTIFGRTITPMLSDISVGILFVLGASSTCIYGLLIGGLASYNKWSLLGSMRTVLQLISFEIINILSLIPIIMMVGSLSIIDIVNAQNGGIGNWFVWSQPICFIIFLIASFIECNRTPFCLTENDPELVAGCTTAYSGMRFGIFFIAEYANIITYSVLIALLFFGGFNSTWFIPGALSMIIKASFFFFFFLWARAAWPHLRPDQLMALCWKVLMPLSLAMIFITGIVLL; encoded by the coding sequence TTGAGTGATACTACTTTTATGCTAATTGAAACCGCCATAAAAGCTTTGATAATATTAGCTGTTATAGCTACTCTTGCTGGGCTTGGAACATATTTAGAGAGAAAAGTATTAGCATATATGCAACGCCGTATTGGACCTTGGATGGTCGGACCTGCAGGGATAGCTCAAGTAGCTGCCGATATGATAAAGCTTTTTTGTAAAGAAGATACAATTCCTGCTAATGCAAATAGAACTATTTTTAAAATTGCACCTTTTATATCATCAGCAGGTGCATTTGTAGCCATGGCACCTATTCCATTTTTGCCTGAATTCACAATATTTGGACGAACTATAACTCCAATGCTTAGTGATATTAGCGTTGGCATACTTTTTGTATTAGGAGCTAGTTCAACTTGTATTTATGGGCTTTTAATTGGAGGCCTTGCAAGCTATAATAAATGGAGCCTACTTGGTTCCATGAGGACTGTTCTACAGCTAATAAGCTTTGAGATAATCAACATACTTAGCCTAATACCAATAATCATGATGGTTGGGTCTTTATCTATTATAGATATAGTAAATGCACAAAATGGAGGTATTGGAAATTGGTTTGTATGGAGTCAGCCAATATGTTTTATAATTTTTTTAATAGCATCTTTTATAGAGTGTAATAGAACACCATTTTGTTTAACTGAAAATGATCCAGAGCTTGTAGCTGGATGTACTACGGCTTATTCGGGAATGAGATTTGGTATATTTTTCATAGCTGAATATGCAAACATTATTACATATTCTGTTTTAATAGCACTTCTGTTTTTTGGGGGATTTAACTCAACATGGTTTATACCAGGAGCTCTTTCAATGATTATAAAAGCTAGCTTCTTTTTCTTTTTCTTTTTATGGGCAAGAGCTGCATGGCCTCATTTAAGGCCAGATCAGCTAATGGCTCTTTGCTGGAAAGTTTTAATGCCACTTTCTTTAGCTATGATTTTTATAACAGGCATTGTACTTTTATGA
- the nuoI gene encoding NADH-quinone oxidoreductase subunit NuoI translates to MKTNIDKFRRFLKRTFSVELFVGLGVVLREMLKKNSNHTMFYPMEKVNIDARYRGVHKLLRLAESGNERCIGCGLCEKICVSNCIAMDTKLGEDGRKKVINYSINLGRCVYCGLCADVCPELAIVHGGDYEFASEQRAYYGFKEDFLTNIKDLKEQKEFEGYGALPNDADFKVKLTPTTYIKKDQEND, encoded by the coding sequence ATTAAAACTAATATTGATAAATTTAGAAGATTTCTTAAAAGGACTTTTAGCGTAGAGCTTTTTGTAGGACTTGGTGTAGTGCTAAGAGAGATGCTTAAAAAAAACAGTAACCATACTATGTTTTATCCTATGGAAAAAGTCAATATTGATGCAAGATATAGAGGAGTTCATAAGCTTTTAAGGCTTGCTGAAAGTGGAAATGAAAGATGCATAGGTTGTGGACTTTGTGAGAAAATTTGTGTAAGTAATTGCATAGCTATGGATACAAAGCTTGGAGAAGATGGAAGAAAAAAAGTTATAAATTACTCTATAAATTTAGGAAGATGTGTTTATTGTGGTTTATGTGCTGATGTTTGCCCTGAACTTGCAATTGTCCATGGCGGTGATTATGAGTTTGCAAGCGAACAAAGAGCATATTATGGATTTAAAGAAGATTTTTTAACCAATATAAAAGACTTAAAAGAGCAAAAAGAATTTGAAGGATATGGTGCATTGCCAAATGATGCTGATTTTAAAGTCAAATTAACCCCAACTACTTATATAAAAAAGGATCAAGAAAATGATTGA
- a CDS encoding NADH-quinone oxidoreductase subunit J yields MIEIIGFYFFAISSIFLFGVSIFSKKTLYAMTALAGGMIFISGFFFLLNADFIGIVQIIVYTGAVVVLYSFSMMFFDAQVEVNERVRSQKLIYSLSVFSAFLLFLMILTPIVNQNLKTEYAITPKIGNTELFGIIIFTKYLVVFELVAVMLLVAMICGIVLVHKDMDKKEEVLS; encoded by the coding sequence ATGATTGAGATAATAGGATTTTATTTTTTTGCAATATCTTCTATATTTTTATTTGGAGTAAGTATATTTTCAAAAAAAACACTATATGCGATGACTGCGCTTGCAGGGGGTATGATATTCATATCAGGATTTTTCTTTTTGTTAAATGCTGATTTTATAGGGATTGTACAAATCATAGTTTACACAGGTGCTGTTGTGGTTTTATACTCTTTTTCTATGATGTTTTTTGATGCTCAAGTTGAAGTAAACGAGAGGGTAAGATCTCAAAAATTAATTTACTCCCTAAGCGTTTTTTCTGCTTTTTTACTTTTTTTAATGATTTTAACTCCAATAGTTAATCAAAATTTAAAAACAGAATATGCAATAACTCCTAAAATAGGCAATACAGAACTATTTGGAATCATAATTTTTACAAAATATTTAGTTGTTTTTGAGCTTGTTGCTGTTATGCTTTTAGTTGCCATGATATGTGGAATCGTATTAGTGCATAAAGATATGGATAAAAAAGAGGAGGTCTTATCGTGA
- the nuoK gene encoding NADH-quinone oxidoreductase subunit NuoK codes for MIGLNHYLAVSIIMFTLGLIGIMKRKNLIMLFFSTEILLNSANVALVAIGHFHNDMTGQVFAMFVIAIAASEIAVGLALLVRWYKKTGTIEIDSLMNAKG; via the coding sequence GTGATAGGTTTAAATCACTATTTAGCAGTCTCGATCATAATGTTTACCTTAGGACTTATAGGCATTATGAAGAGAAAAAATCTTATTATGCTGTTCTTCTCTACTGAAATTTTGTTAAATTCTGCAAATGTTGCATTAGTTGCAATAGGTCATTTTCATAACGATATGACAGGTCAGGTATTTGCAATGTTTGTAATTGCTATTGCAGCTAGTGAAATAGCAGTTGGGCTTGCACTTTTAGTGCGTTGGTATAAAAAAACTGGCACCATAGAGATTGACAGTTTAATGAATGCAAAAGGCTAA
- the nuoL gene encoding NADH-quinone oxidoreductase subunit L, whose product MVYNILIALFAPLLASFIAGVFAQSKKNTLIGIISSFLIILSTLNSFILLEIVATEGDISIYLSDFIYVGMLKIDFGFIIDPISSIMMITVGVVSSIVHIYSIGYMEHDEGFNKFFSYLGLFVFSMLVLVMSDNFIGLFIGWEGVGLCSWLLIGFWYEKKGISWCANEAFIMNRIADLGMLIAIFLIYNYAGSLRYEDLFLAAPNLPKNIIFWIAGFLFIGAMGKSAQFPFHTWLADAMAGPTPVSALIHAATMVTAGVYLVIRINFVFSEAIFVSNFIVYLGAFVAVFAASMALVNRDLKKIIAYSTLSQLGYMFVAAGLGAYSIALFHLMTHAFFKSLLFLGAGNIMHAMNDELDIKKMGGLYKYMKPTAILMILGSLALCGFYPFAGFFSKDKILEAAFSSDYFIIWIMLLIGAMMTAFYSFRLIMLVFFGKAKYEHHPHEAKIFMLIALAPLGILSLTAGFSDSKFHMFINKVVPDFVINIEHSVAIYLIVITLVLVALSTIFAIYAYKFDIFKPKLENNLIYKLLLNQYNIPKLYSKVFINGYYKIANICVNLDNTIIDKTVDCMANSISKLGEKTDEIHSGNLSLMLRWLVAGFVVLLLLAFFIKGN is encoded by the coding sequence ATGGTATACAATATTTTAATTGCACTTTTTGCACCACTTTTAGCCTCTTTTATAGCAGGAGTGTTTGCTCAAAGTAAAAAAAATACTCTAATAGGCATAATTTCTAGTTTTTTAATTATTTTAAGCACTCTAAATTCCTTTATACTTCTTGAAATAGTTGCAACTGAGGGCGATATATCTATATATTTAAGTGATTTTATATATGTAGGGATGCTAAAAATTGATTTTGGGTTTATAATTGATCCAATTAGCTCCATTATGATGATAACAGTTGGAGTAGTATCAAGCATAGTTCATATTTATTCAATCGGTTATATGGAGCATGATGAAGGGTTTAATAAATTTTTTAGCTATCTAGGGCTTTTTGTATTTTCGATGCTAGTTCTTGTTATGAGTGATAACTTTATAGGACTTTTTATAGGCTGGGAGGGAGTTGGACTTTGCTCTTGGCTTTTAATTGGTTTTTGGTACGAGAAAAAAGGTATAAGCTGGTGTGCCAATGAAGCATTTATAATGAACAGGATAGCAGATCTTGGAATGCTTATTGCTATATTTTTAATATACAACTATGCAGGATCATTAAGATATGAAGATCTGTTTTTGGCGGCTCCGAACTTACCGAAAAATATTATCTTTTGGATAGCCGGATTTTTGTTTATAGGTGCTATGGGGAAATCAGCACAATTTCCATTTCATACATGGCTTGCTGATGCTATGGCAGGACCAACACCTGTTTCTGCTTTAATACACGCTGCTACTATGGTTACAGCTGGTGTTTATCTAGTTATTAGGATAAATTTTGTTTTTTCAGAAGCCATTTTTGTTAGTAATTTTATAGTCTATCTTGGTGCATTTGTTGCAGTTTTTGCAGCTTCTATGGCACTTGTTAATAGAGATTTAAAAAAGATAATAGCCTATTCAACTTTATCTCAACTTGGCTATATGTTTGTAGCAGCTGGACTTGGGGCATACTCTATAGCACTATTTCACCTTATGACACATGCATTTTTTAAATCACTTCTATTTTTAGGAGCTGGAAATATTATGCATGCTATGAATGATGAACTTGATATTAAAAAAATGGGTGGATTATACAAATATATGAAACCAACTGCTATTTTAATGATACTTGGCTCACTTGCACTTTGTGGATTTTATCCATTTGCTGGGTTTTTCTCAAAGGATAAAATTTTAGAGGCTGCTTTTTCAAGTGATTATTTTATAATATGGATAATGCTTTTAATCGGAGCTATGATGACCGCATTTTATAGTTTTAGGCTTATTATGCTTGTATTTTTTGGAAAAGCTAAATATGAACATCATCCACACGAGGCAAAAATATTTATGCTTATTGCCTTAGCTCCACTTGGGATTTTGTCTTTAACAGCAGGGTTTTCAGATAGTAAATTTCATATGTTTATAAATAAAGTAGTTCCTGATTTTGTAATTAATATTGAGCACTCAGTTGCCATATATTTAATAGTTATAACTTTAGTTTTAGTAGCTTTAAGTACTATTTTTGCAATATATGCATATAAATTTGATATTTTTAAACCAAAACTAGAAAACAATTTAATTTATAAGTTGCTTTTAAACCAATACAATATACCAAAGCTTTATAGTAAAGTCTTTATAAATGGATATTATAAAATAGCCAATATATGTGTAAATTTAGATAATACCATTATTGACAAAACAGTTGACTGTATGGCAAATAGTATATCTAAGCTTGGAGAGAAAACAGATGAGATTCATAGTGGAAATCTATCACTAATGCTTAGATGGCTAGTTGCTGGGTTTGTTGTCTTGCTGCTTTTAGCATTTTTTATTAAGGGGAATTAA